The following coding sequences are from one Saprospiraceae bacterium window:
- the rplO gene encoding 50S ribosomal protein L15 has translation MELHNLRPAKGAIKKRKRIARGEGSGHGGTATKGHKGMKARSGAKSTKNFEGGQTPLQRRLPKIGFKNISTKEYVTFNLDQIQDLATKHGLSTFDHETLRKYRLVGKNDQIKILGRGELSSSIHIKANKATASAGEKVKASGGTLEIV, from the coding sequence ATGGAATTACATAATCTAAGACCAGCTAAAGGCGCAATCAAGAAACGCAAAAGAATCGCTCGAGGCGAAGGATCCGGTCATGGTGGTACTGCGACAAAAGGTCACAAAGGAATGAAAGCCCGTTCAGGTGCAAAATCTACTAAGAATTTTGAAGGGGGTCAAACGCCTTTGCAAAGACGATTGCCTAAAATAGGTTTTAAGAATATTTCTACCAAAGAATATGTTACATTTAACTTGGATCAAATCCAAGACCTTGCGACTAAACATGGGCTTTCAACATTTGACCATGAAACTTTGCGTAAGTATCGTTTAGTTGGTAAGAATGACCAAATTAAAATATTAGGCCGAGGTGAGTTGAGTTCTTCAATCCACATCAAAGCAAATAAAGCAACAGCATCTGCCGGCGAAAAAGTAAAAGCAAGCGGCGGAACTCTAGAAATTGTTTGA
- the rpmJ gene encoding 50S ribosomal protein L36, whose product MKVRTSVKKRTADCKFVRRKGKLYIINKKNPKFKQRQG is encoded by the coding sequence ATGAAAGTTCGTACATCAGTAAAGAAAAGAACCGCAGATTGCAAGTTTGTTCGTCGTAAGGGCAAGCTGTATATTATCAATAAAAAGAATCCAAAGTTTAAACAACGTCAGGGATAA
- the rpsK gene encoding 30S ribosomal protein S11 — protein sequence MAKGKKAKKRKVKVDSEGFAYIQASFNNIIVSLCNRAGEVISWGSAGKSGFRGSKKNTPYAAQMAANDAAAVAFEAGMKTAEVYVKGPGSGKEAAIRAIDSSGIKIMKITDLTPIPHNGCRPPKHRRV from the coding sequence ATGGCAAAAGGTAAAAAAGCAAAAAAGAGGAAAGTTAAAGTTGATTCAGAAGGCTTTGCATATATACAAGCTTCATTCAACAACATTATTGTTTCATTGTGTAACCGCGCCGGTGAAGTAATTTCATGGGGTTCTGCCGGAAAATCTGGATTCAGAGGTTCCAAAAAGAATACTCCCTATGCAGCCCAAATGGCAGCTAATGATGCTGCTGCTGTTGCATTTGAAGCAGGAATGAAAACCGCAGAAGTTTATGTCAAAGGACCCGGTTCCGGAAAAGAAGCAGCAATTCGTGCGATAGACAGTTCCGGCATAAAGATTATGAAAATCACCGACTTAACTCCAATTCCTCACAATGGCTGTAGGCCGCCGAAACACAGAAGAGTTTAA
- the infA gene encoding translation initiation factor IF-1: MAKKNLIQQDGTIEEALSNAMFRVRLQNDHLIIATISGKMRMNYIRILPGDKVAVEMSPYDLTRGRITFRYR; this comes from the coding sequence ATGGCCAAAAAGAACCTAATCCAACAGGATGGAACGATTGAAGAAGCTCTTTCCAACGCAATGTTTAGGGTCAGATTACAAAATGATCATTTAATCATAGCCACCATTTCAGGAAAAATGAGGATGAATTATATTCGAATTTTACCGGGAGATAAAGTGGCTGTAGAAATGAGTCCATATGATCTAACAAGAGGAAGGATCACTTTTAGGTATAGATAA
- the rpsD gene encoding 30S ribosomal protein S4, whose translation MARYTGPVTKKSRAFGQSLIGYDKSFERKKYPPGQHGPSRKKKQKSDYAVQLVEKQKAKYTYGVLERQFRNIFHDAHKKGGVTGENLLQYLEARLDNTVYRLGISATRKGSRQLVSHRHITVNGRVVNIPSYRLLPGDVIAVRGKSQSMDHIHHQVAQKSDVRKFPWVEWNADKMEGKFLQYPSRDQIPEVINEQLIVELYSK comes from the coding sequence ATGGCAAGATATACTGGTCCAGTTACAAAAAAATCTCGAGCATTTGGTCAATCCCTTATCGGATATGACAAATCATTTGAACGCAAAAAATACCCACCGGGACAGCATGGGCCGTCTCGAAAGAAAAAACAAAAGTCCGATTATGCTGTTCAGCTTGTTGAAAAGCAGAAGGCTAAATATACATACGGAGTTTTAGAAAGACAGTTCCGAAATATCTTTCATGATGCCCATAAGAAGGGTGGAGTAACAGGTGAAAATTTGCTTCAATACCTTGAGGCAAGATTGGACAACACAGTCTATCGCCTTGGAATTTCCGCTACAAGAAAGGGATCACGACAGTTAGTTTCACACAGACACATCACTGTCAACGGACGTGTTGTAAATATTCCTTCTTATAGATTACTTCCAGGAGACGTGATTGCAGTACGCGGCAAGTCCCAATCTATGGATCATATTCATCATCAAGTTGCGCAAAAATCTGATGTGAGAAAATTCCCATGGGTAGAATGGAACGCAGATAAGATGGAAGGTAAATTTTTACAATACCCTTCGCGTGATCAAATTCCTGAAGTGATCAATGAGCAGTTGATCGTCGAATTGTATTCAAAATAA
- the secY gene encoding preprotein translocase subunit SecY, with the protein MKKFIETLQHIWSIKELRDKIVYTLLLLLVFRLGSFIVLPGVNAEALKNKSNSANSLFGLINTYTGGAFDQASVFALGIMPYITASIIVQLLGFAVPYFQRLQQKEGESGRRKLNQITRLLTVLITLVQGGGYLTYIHSLGVVNPDMSGFTFWFANSIILATGTIFCMWLGERITDRGIGNGTSMIIMIGIISRLPGAFAFELQSQLANNGLILFIFELVILFLIIIISILIVQGVRKIPIQFAKRMVGRGAGSMPINTDRDYIPLKVNAAGVMPIIFAQAITFLPLTAVQYLSGDPAFGSTGVLRELTDPYGFWHNLLTFVLVVVFTYIYTALIVNPQNYAEYLKRNNAFVPGIKPGEDTEEYIDTTTTRITLPGSIFLGFVTIIPAIAVLFGVNSNFARFFGGSSVLILVGVVLDTLAQIESYLLMKKYDGLVKSGRIEGRTSTGGIGPSIG; encoded by the coding sequence ATGAAAAAATTTATTGAAACGCTGCAGCATATTTGGAGTATAAAAGAATTGCGTGATAAAATTGTTTACACGCTTTTATTGCTTTTAGTCTTCAGATTGGGTTCATTTATCGTATTGCCGGGAGTGAATGCTGAAGCGCTCAAGAACAAATCTAACAGTGCAAATAGTTTATTTGGTTTGATCAACACGTACACAGGTGGTGCATTTGATCAGGCGTCCGTTTTTGCCTTGGGTATTATGCCATACATTACGGCATCTATCATCGTGCAACTTCTTGGATTTGCGGTGCCATATTTCCAAAGATTACAACAGAAAGAAGGCGAGAGCGGAAGACGAAAACTCAATCAAATTACACGATTACTTACCGTTTTAATTACACTTGTTCAAGGTGGTGGTTATCTGACTTATATTCACTCTCTCGGTGTTGTAAATCCGGATATGAGCGGTTTTACGTTTTGGTTTGCGAATAGTATCATCCTCGCAACTGGTACGATATTCTGTATGTGGTTAGGAGAAAGAATTACTGACAGAGGTATTGGTAATGGTACATCAATGATAATTATGATCGGTATCATTTCAAGGTTGCCGGGTGCATTTGCATTCGAACTTCAATCCCAGCTTGCCAATAATGGACTGATATTGTTTATATTTGAATTGGTGATTCTTTTCCTGATTATAATAATTTCAATATTGATCGTTCAGGGTGTTCGAAAAATTCCGATACAATTTGCAAAGAGGATGGTAGGCCGTGGAGCTGGATCTATGCCAATCAATACAGATCGTGATTATATTCCACTGAAGGTTAATGCTGCCGGTGTAATGCCAATTATTTTCGCTCAGGCAATTACTTTCCTGCCATTGACAGCAGTCCAATATTTAAGTGGAGACCCTGCATTCGGATCGACTGGAGTATTGAGAGAATTGACCGACCCATATGGTTTCTGGCACAATTTGCTGACATTTGTATTGGTTGTAGTGTTTACTTATATTTATACAGCCTTGATCGTTAATCCACAAAACTATGCAGAGTATCTCAAGAGAAATAATGCATTTGTCCCTGGAATAAAGCCAGGTGAAGATACTGAAGAATACATCGATACGACCACTACACGCATTACATTACCTGGATCTATTTTTCTAGGTTTTGTAACCATTATTCCTGCAATTGCGGTGTTATTTGGTGTCAATTCCAATTTCGCCAGGTTCTTTGGAGGTTCCTCGGTGCTGATCTTAGTAGGTGTGGTACTAGATACTTTGGCTCAGATAGAATCCTATCTTTTGATGAAAAAGTATGATGGATTAGTGAAATCTGGAAGAATTGAAGGTAGGACAAGCACCGGAGGTATCGGACCTTCAATAGGATAG
- the map gene encoding type I methionyl aminopeptidase, translated as MIYLKTEEELQKIKASSLLVSETLALMASLLKPGITGKQLDVQAYEFIRSQGAKPSFLGYNGFPATLCISKNEEVVHGIPNDQPFKEGDIISVDCGVFFNGFHGDSAYTFVLGQPNDDIVRLMKVTQECLYLGIAAAKEGNRIGDISYAVQYHAEQKHQFGVVRELVGHGIGRSLHEPPEVPNFGKSGRGVLLKQGMTLAIEPMINLGTKNVKHLKDGWTVVTADRKPSAHYEHTIAVGKEGAILLSDHSKIEEKVKNNTNLYAV; from the coding sequence ATGATATACCTCAAAACTGAGGAGGAACTTCAGAAAATTAAAGCAAGCAGTTTATTGGTCAGCGAAACGCTTGCATTGATGGCGTCCTTATTGAAGCCGGGTATTACCGGAAAACAATTAGATGTTCAAGCATATGAGTTTATCCGCTCCCAAGGAGCGAAACCTTCATTTTTAGGTTATAATGGATTTCCTGCTACACTTTGTATTTCAAAGAATGAGGAGGTCGTCCATGGCATCCCCAACGATCAGCCTTTCAAAGAAGGCGATATCATATCTGTGGATTGTGGAGTTTTCTTTAATGGATTTCATGGTGATTCGGCATATACATTTGTCTTGGGCCAACCCAATGATGACATTGTCAGATTGATGAAAGTTACTCAAGAATGCCTCTATTTGGGAATTGCTGCAGCCAAAGAAGGTAATCGCATCGGAGATATCAGTTATGCGGTCCAATATCATGCAGAGCAAAAGCATCAGTTTGGAGTGGTGAGAGAGTTGGTGGGCCACGGTATTGGAAGATCGTTGCATGAGCCTCCTGAAGTCCCAAATTTTGGGAAATCAGGCCGAGGAGTGCTATTGAAGCAAGGTATGACACTTGCTATTGAGCCGATGATCAATCTCGGGACTAAGAATGTCAAACATTTGAAAGACGGTTGGACAGTAGTTACCGCCGATCGTAAACCTTCAGCACATTATGAGCATACTATTGCTGTGGGTAAAGAAGGCGCAATATTACTGTCGGATCATTCAAAAATAGAAGAAAAAGTTAAAAATAATACTAATTTGTACGCAGTCTAA
- the rpmD gene encoding 50S ribosomal protein L30 yields MAKVKITQVKSVIKANERQKLTMQALGLRNVHDSVELEFTPQIKGMTDKLRHLLTIEKI; encoded by the coding sequence ATGGCAAAAGTTAAAATTACCCAGGTCAAGAGTGTCATCAAAGCAAATGAACGCCAGAAATTGACAATGCAAGCTTTGGGATTAAGAAATGTTCATGACTCAGTGGAATTGGAGTTTACTCCACAAATTAAAGGCATGACAGACAAATTAAGGCATCTTTTAACAATAGAAAAGATCTAA
- the rpsM gene encoding 30S ribosomal protein S13: protein MARIAGIDLPKSKRGLIGLTYIYGIGRATSAKILEDLKIDHNIRVQDWSNDQIQSIQKAIQDDYKVEGELRSEVQLSIKRLMDIACYRGIRHRKGLPVRGQQTKTNARTRKGKRKTVANKKKVTK, encoded by the coding sequence ATGGCGCGTATAGCAGGAATTGATTTACCAAAATCCAAGAGGGGCCTCATAGGCCTTACTTACATTTATGGCATAGGAAGAGCGACTTCAGCCAAAATATTAGAGGACCTCAAAATTGATCACAATATCCGTGTTCAAGACTGGTCTAATGATCAGATTCAGTCCATACAAAAGGCTATTCAGGACGATTATAAAGTAGAAGGAGAGTTGCGTTCTGAGGTTCAACTCAGCATCAAACGATTGATGGATATTGCCTGTTACAGAGGTATTCGGCATAGAAAAGGTCTTCCTGTGAGAGGTCAGCAGACAAAGACCAACGCACGTACCCGTAAAGGAAAGAGAAAAACAGTGGCAAACAAGAAAAAAGTTACGAAGTAA